One genomic region from Leifsonia poae encodes:
- the ftsZ gene encoding cell division protein FtsZ produces the protein MTSNQNYLAVIKVVGIGGGGVNAVNRMIELGLRGVEFIAINTDAQALLMSDADVKLDVGREITRGLGAGADPEVGRRAAEDHAEEIEEALAGADMVFVTAGEGGGTGTGGAPVVARIAKSIGALTIGVVTKPFGFEGKRRSEQADAGVQRLKEEVDTLIVVPNDRLLEISDRGISMLEAFSTADQVLLAGVQGITDLITTPGLINLDFADVKSVMQGAGSALMGIGSSRGADRAIKAAELAVASPLLEASIDGAHGVLLSIQGGSNLGIFEINDAARLVQEAVHPEANIIFGAVIDDTLGDEVRVTVIAAGFDGGEPNSAKQALDTRRSTFVEAGSEEGAALASTAALDAEDIPSPSTDAWSSAESPVTETAPKDPAFDDENDDLDIPDFLK, from the coding sequence GTGACATCAAACCAGAACTACCTCGCCGTGATCAAGGTCGTCGGCATTGGCGGTGGCGGCGTGAACGCCGTCAACCGGATGATCGAGCTCGGGCTTCGCGGCGTCGAGTTCATCGCCATCAATACGGATGCGCAAGCGCTCCTGATGAGCGACGCCGACGTCAAACTCGATGTGGGCCGCGAGATCACTCGTGGGCTCGGAGCAGGAGCCGACCCGGAAGTCGGCCGACGCGCCGCCGAAGACCACGCTGAAGAGATCGAGGAAGCCCTCGCGGGCGCCGACATGGTCTTCGTCACGGCCGGTGAAGGCGGCGGCACCGGAACCGGTGGCGCCCCGGTGGTCGCCCGCATCGCGAAGTCGATCGGTGCCCTCACCATCGGTGTCGTCACGAAGCCGTTCGGCTTCGAGGGCAAGCGACGTTCCGAACAGGCCGACGCCGGTGTCCAGCGTCTGAAGGAAGAAGTCGACACCCTCATCGTGGTGCCGAACGACCGGCTCCTGGAGATCAGCGACCGCGGCATCAGCATGCTCGAGGCGTTCTCGACCGCAGACCAGGTGCTGCTCGCCGGTGTGCAGGGAATCACCGACCTCATCACCACGCCCGGGCTCATCAACCTCGACTTCGCCGACGTCAAATCGGTCATGCAGGGCGCCGGAAGCGCGCTCATGGGCATTGGATCGTCCCGAGGCGCCGACCGTGCGATCAAGGCGGCCGAGCTGGCCGTGGCCTCGCCACTGCTGGAAGCGAGCATCGACGGTGCTCACGGTGTGCTGCTGTCGATTCAGGGCGGCTCCAACCTCGGGATCTTCGAGATCAACGACGCGGCCCGCCTCGTGCAGGAGGCCGTGCATCCCGAGGCGAACATCATCTTCGGTGCCGTCATCGACGACACCCTCGGCGACGAGGTGCGCGTCACCGTGATCGCCGCGGGGTTCGACGGCGGAGAGCCCAACTCGGCCAAGCAGGCGCTCGACACCCGCCGCTCGACCTTCGTCGAGGCCGGCAGCGAGGAGGGTGCGGCTCTGGCCAGTACCGCCGCCCTCGACGCGGAAGACATCCCGTCTCCGTCGACCGACGCGTGGTCGAGCGCCGAAAGCCCCGTGACCGAGACCGCCCCCAAAGACCCGGCCTTCGACGACGAGAATGACGACCTCGACATCCCCGACTTCCTCAAGTAG
- a CDS encoding cell division protein SepF, producing the protein MSNPLKKTMVYLGLADEELEYDEQQSPQQPQAQPRQAPAPVAPVPHPTPVAPVAGRAPVTPLRKSSSARNASVQEMNEILTVHPRQYRDAQAIAESFREGIPVIINLSQMSEGDARRLIDFASGLSQGLYGKIERVTPKVFLLSPSHVVVSGEHGGQDADVDASFFAQG; encoded by the coding sequence ATGTCCAACCCGCTGAAGAAGACGATGGTCTACCTCGGCCTCGCCGACGAAGAACTCGAGTACGACGAGCAGCAGAGCCCGCAGCAGCCGCAGGCTCAGCCGCGTCAGGCTCCCGCTCCCGTCGCCCCGGTTCCCCACCCCACTCCGGTCGCCCCCGTGGCCGGACGCGCCCCGGTGACCCCGCTGCGCAAGTCCAGCTCCGCACGGAATGCTTCGGTACAGGAAATGAACGAGATTCTCACGGTCCACCCCCGCCAGTACCGCGACGCCCAGGCGATCGCCGAGTCGTTCCGCGAGGGCATCCCCGTCATCATCAATCTCTCGCAGATGAGCGAAGGCGACGCGCGTCGCCTCATCGACTTCGCCAGCGGACTGTCGCAGGGGCTCTACGGGAAGATCGAGCGGGTGACCCCCAAGGTCTTCCTGCTGTCCCCGTCGCACGTCGTCGTCTCCGGTGAGCACGGCGGTCAGGATGCGGACGTCGACGCCTCGTTCTTCGCTCAGGGCTGA
- a CDS encoding FtsQ-type POTRA domain-containing protein, with amino-acid sequence MPPADRSERGRPEPVDEHLTEPIPLERGSMPVGMPTATPTAKAPKPDKPARPGRTTRAGSSSTAPTAGDARFEEVYAGLPTNREISRSLREARKERSKVERGEVRRFTKRSRRRRMVWLTSAGVLVVLVLGVVLTAFSPLLALRTIEVTGTSRIDVAAVKKALDDQLGRPLPLVDPAAIRSDLSAFPLIRSYSVESHPPNTIVVRIVERQPIGVIAVGGKFALVDAAKVTIATTAARPGEYPLIQASGAAQESDAKSGFAAAASVLDALPASLLAQVDTITAATKDDVAFTLRGNGAKVVWGSADDSDLKAADLAALLTSAAGARLYDVSSPHSVTTG; translated from the coding sequence GTGCCTCCCGCCGATCGGTCGGAGCGGGGGCGGCCCGAGCCGGTCGATGAGCACCTGACCGAGCCGATCCCGCTCGAGCGCGGATCGATGCCCGTCGGGATGCCGACCGCGACACCGACCGCGAAGGCGCCGAAGCCTGACAAACCGGCACGGCCAGGTCGCACAACCCGGGCCGGATCCTCGTCGACCGCTCCGACGGCCGGCGACGCCCGTTTCGAGGAGGTCTACGCCGGGCTCCCGACGAACCGGGAGATCAGCCGGTCGCTTCGTGAGGCGCGCAAGGAGCGTTCGAAGGTGGAGCGCGGCGAGGTCCGGCGCTTCACCAAGCGCTCCCGTCGGCGCCGGATGGTGTGGCTGACCAGCGCCGGCGTGCTCGTGGTGCTCGTGCTGGGTGTCGTGCTCACGGCGTTCTCCCCGCTTCTCGCTCTGCGCACGATCGAGGTGACCGGAACGTCGCGCATCGATGTCGCAGCGGTGAAGAAGGCGCTCGATGATCAGCTGGGCAGACCGCTGCCGCTCGTCGACCCGGCAGCGATCCGCTCCGACCTTTCGGCGTTCCCGCTCATCCGCAGCTACAGCGTCGAGAGCCATCCGCCGAACACCATCGTCGTGCGCATCGTGGAGCGACAGCCGATCGGGGTTATTGCGGTCGGCGGAAAGTTCGCATTGGTCGACGCGGCGAAGGTGACGATCGCTACCACGGCGGCGCGTCCGGGCGAATACCCGCTGATCCAGGCTTCCGGGGCCGCGCAGGAGTCTGACGCGAAGTCGGGTTTCGCTGCTGCGGCGAGCGTCCTGGATGCGCTTCCGGCCTCCTTGCTCGCGCAGGTCGACACGATCACGGCTGCGACGAAGGACGATGTGGCCTTCACGTTGCGCGGGAACGGTGCGAAGGTGGTCTGGGGGAGCGCAGACGACTCCGACCTCAAGGCCGCCGACCTGGCCGCGCTCCTCACGAGCGCTGCCGGAGCCAGGCTGTACGACGTCTCATCTCCGCACAGCGTGACCACAGGATGA
- a CDS encoding YggT family protein, which translates to MSVVSIVASIAYYILLLYFFVMWARFVLDLVRTFSRSWRPRGFGLVLAEAVYVVTDPPITFFRRIIPPLSMGPIAIDFGWSLTMLIVIIGMYVLSAL; encoded by the coding sequence GTGTCTGTCGTCTCGATCGTCGCGAGTATCGCGTACTACATCCTGCTCCTCTACTTTTTCGTGATGTGGGCGCGTTTCGTGCTCGATCTGGTTCGCACGTTCAGCCGCTCCTGGCGGCCGCGTGGATTCGGGCTGGTCCTTGCTGAGGCGGTCTACGTGGTCACCGACCCGCCGATCACGTTCTTCCGCAGGATCATCCCCCCGCTTTCGATGGGACCGATCGCGATCGATTTCGGTTGGAGCCTGACGATGCTCATCGTGATCATCGGCATGTACGTGCTCTCTGCGCTTTAG
- a CDS encoding YggS family pyridoxal phosphate-dependent enzyme: MTTSTSPTSSSSPLDERLAAVRAGIADAARAAGRAPEEITTIVVTKFHPASLVRELAELGVHDVGENRHQEAQSKAEELHDLDLRWHFVGQLQSKKARQVRGYADVIHSVDRSSLVEALRSDDGDLDCFVQLNLTDDTARGGVSDRDLEPLVERILDTPGLHLLGVMAVAPLGEEPRRAFERVREASARVTTLAPSADMISAGMSQDYAAAIAEGATHLRIGTAITGNRPPHG; the protein is encoded by the coding sequence ATGACGACCTCGACATCCCCGACTTCCTCAAGTAGTCCACTGGACGAGCGGCTCGCGGCCGTCCGGGCCGGCATCGCGGATGCCGCCCGGGCAGCCGGGCGCGCACCGGAGGAGATCACCACGATCGTGGTGACCAAGTTCCACCCCGCCTCGCTCGTGCGCGAGCTCGCCGAGCTCGGCGTGCACGACGTCGGGGAGAATCGTCACCAGGAGGCCCAGTCGAAGGCCGAGGAACTCCACGACCTCGACCTGCGGTGGCATTTCGTCGGACAGTTGCAGAGCAAGAAGGCCAGACAGGTGCGCGGCTATGCCGACGTCATCCACTCGGTCGACCGCAGCTCGCTCGTCGAAGCGTTGCGCTCCGACGACGGCGACCTCGACTGCTTCGTGCAATTGAACCTCACCGACGACACGGCACGCGGTGGCGTCTCCGACCGGGATCTGGAACCGCTGGTCGAGCGCATCCTGGACACTCCGGGGCTGCACCTGCTCGGCGTGATGGCGGTCGCCCCACTCGGCGAGGAGCCGCGGAGGGCATTCGAGCGTGTGCGCGAGGCCAGCGCACGGGTGACGACCCTGGCCCCGTCGGCCGACATGATCTCCGCCGGCATGTCGCAGGACTACGCCGCCGCCATCGCCGAAGGAGCGACACACCTTCGCATTGGCACCGCCATTACCGGGAATCGGCCGCCGCACGGTTAA